The proteins below come from a single Azospirillum sp. B510 genomic window:
- a CDS encoding sigma-54-dependent transcriptional regulator, giving the protein MILIVDDEVRLAEVTAVALEARGFAAHFVESAVAALDWIDANHVSLILTDLRMPGMDGRALLAALQAARPEIPVVIATAYASVPDAVALVREGAFDYVSKPFEIDDLVATIERALKLKQAEADNQRLREELREKYDFGSLVGTSEAFQSVLRQITEVCDSRATVLLQGESGTGKELVARAIHDNSPRSNKPFIAVNCAAIPDNLLESELFGHVKGAFTGAVANREGRFSAAHGGTLFLDEIGDMPLPLQVKVLRAIQEQSFEMVGSTRSLSVDVRFIAASHRDLRREVERGTFRDDLYYRLNVFPIHLPALRERTDDIEDLAVHFLDRHAKSMSKRLKGFSRAALSAMTAYHWPGNIRELQNCVERAVIVARDAVVEVSDLPDYIFEDRPPIGQTTKVPADLDAELERIERKFLTDALQESGGVQADAAKRLGITERSLWHRVKKFGIRVRKQMD; this is encoded by the coding sequence ATGATCCTGATCGTCGATGACGAGGTCCGCCTGGCCGAAGTGACGGCGGTGGCGCTGGAGGCCCGCGGATTCGCCGCCCATTTCGTCGAGTCCGCCGTCGCGGCGCTGGATTGGATCGATGCGAACCATGTCAGCCTGATCCTGACCGACCTGCGCATGCCGGGAATGGACGGCCGGGCGCTTCTCGCCGCGCTCCAGGCGGCGCGGCCGGAGATTCCGGTGGTGATCGCCACCGCCTACGCCTCGGTGCCCGATGCGGTGGCGCTGGTGCGCGAGGGGGCGTTCGACTATGTATCCAAGCCCTTCGAGATCGACGATCTCGTCGCCACCATCGAACGGGCGCTGAAGCTGAAGCAGGCCGAGGCGGACAACCAGCGCCTGCGCGAGGAGCTGCGCGAGAAGTATGATTTCGGCAGCCTCGTCGGAACCAGCGAAGCCTTCCAGTCGGTGCTGCGGCAGATCACCGAGGTATGCGACAGCCGGGCGACGGTCCTGCTGCAAGGGGAGAGCGGAACCGGAAAGGAGCTGGTCGCCCGCGCCATCCACGACAACAGCCCCCGCTCCAACAAGCCCTTCATCGCGGTGAACTGCGCGGCGATTCCGGACAACCTGCTGGAAAGCGAGCTGTTCGGCCATGTGAAGGGCGCCTTCACCGGGGCGGTCGCCAACCGGGAAGGACGGTTTTCCGCCGCGCATGGCGGGACGCTGTTCCTCGACGAGATCGGCGACATGCCGCTGCCCCTCCAGGTCAAGGTGCTGCGCGCGATCCAGGAGCAGAGCTTCGAGATGGTGGGCAGTACCCGGTCCCTGTCGGTCGATGTGCGTTTCATCGCGGCGTCCCACCGCGATCTCCGGCGCGAGGTCGAACGCGGAACCTTCCGCGACGACCTCTATTACCGTCTGAACGTGTTTCCCATCCATCTCCCCGCCCTGCGCGAGCGCACCGACGACATCGAGGATCTGGCCGTCCATTTCCTCGACCGTCACGCGAAATCGATGAGCAAGCGGTTGAAGGGCTTCAGCCGCGCGGCGCTGTCGGCGATGACGGCCTATCACTGGCCGGGAAACATCCGGGAACTCCAGAACTGTGTGGAGCGCGCGGTCATCGTCGCGCGCGACGCGGTGGTCGAGGTCAGCGACCTGCCCGACTATATCTTCGAGGACCGGCCGCCGATCGGCCAGACAACCAAGGTGCCGGCGGATCTTGATGCCGAGCTGGAGCGGATCGAGCGCAAGTTCCTCACCGATGCCTTGCAGGAAAGCGGCGGCGTGCAGGCCGATGCGGCGAAGAGGCTGGGCATCACCGAGCGGAGCCTGTGGCATCGGGTGAAGAAGTTCGGCATCCGGGTCCGCAAGCAGATGGACTGA
- a CDS encoding sensor histidine kinase — protein sequence MERVHSLFGTITLRWRLVIAFLSVSAFPVLIASLVVADLVSGLFSENLERWLQDAAMFVTQRAVDEQGETRQAAGVVAASLAKEAGVIDEKLVEISAGLLTSVGYDSVAIYRDDGTILFSRGLLGDGKWLPHRQRSRFFVVDDHGRKILLLGSARRFQHDGQTYFVFVGDRWDGTMINIAGVSQSLRIQVYAIADGKGAFVTAGSDKQAELPPVVVEKLTAGAPGAIAKLFPSDNFATGFAALRDTDGGLMGVVVCRMSDQIAMMSHVRTLELFVLLVVVAGGISLVVALSLSALISRPLNSLTQALRRVHEGDYSTRVPVQGGRELEQLAVGFNSMTGQLDTLRRREDMVRRREKLAILGEAAAVIAHEIRNPLGIIKTSSQVLRMKSQPPEASDRLIGFVLDEVGRMEALVQELLDYARPKAAMRQVVDLGAELRNVLEFIAAEMFRRRVLPKVELPDGPLPVQGDPSQLHQALLNILLNAMEAMPDGGALSVTALREGDEVAVSIADTGVGIPEDLRDRVFEPFVTTKRRGTGLGLARVQDIMERHGGSVHFVSAPAVGSTFILRLPLMSEMEEERS from the coding sequence ATGGAACGCGTCCATTCGCTGTTCGGCACCATCACCCTGCGCTGGCGGCTGGTCATCGCCTTCCTGTCGGTGAGCGCCTTTCCCGTGCTGATCGCCAGCCTCGTGGTGGCGGATCTCGTCTCCGGCCTCTTCAGCGAGAATCTGGAGCGATGGCTTCAGGACGCCGCGATGTTCGTCACCCAGCGCGCCGTCGACGAGCAGGGCGAGACGCGGCAGGCCGCCGGCGTCGTCGCCGCCAGCCTCGCGAAGGAGGCCGGCGTCATCGACGAAAAGCTGGTCGAGATATCCGCCGGGTTGCTGACCTCGGTCGGTTACGATTCGGTGGCGATCTATCGCGACGACGGGACGATCCTGTTCAGCCGCGGCCTGCTCGGCGACGGCAAATGGCTGCCCCACCGCCAGCGCAGCCGCTTCTTCGTCGTCGACGATCACGGTCGCAAGATCCTGCTTCTGGGATCGGCGCGGCGCTTTCAGCATGATGGGCAGACCTATTTCGTCTTCGTCGGCGACCGCTGGGACGGGACGATGATCAACATCGCCGGCGTCAGCCAATCGCTGAGGATTCAGGTCTACGCGATCGCCGATGGAAAAGGGGCCTTCGTCACCGCCGGCTCGGACAAGCAGGCCGAACTTCCGCCGGTCGTTGTGGAGAAGCTGACGGCGGGCGCCCCCGGCGCCATCGCGAAATTGTTTCCGTCGGACAATTTCGCCACCGGCTTCGCCGCCCTTCGCGATACCGACGGCGGCCTGATGGGGGTGGTCGTCTGCCGGATGTCCGACCAGATCGCCATGATGTCCCATGTCCGCACCCTGGAGTTGTTCGTTCTGTTGGTGGTTGTCGCCGGCGGGATCTCGCTGGTCGTCGCCCTGTCCCTGTCGGCGCTGATCTCCCGTCCGCTCAACAGCCTGACCCAGGCGCTGCGCCGGGTGCATGAGGGCGATTATTCGACGCGGGTGCCGGTACAGGGCGGGCGTGAGCTGGAACAGCTCGCCGTCGGCTTCAACAGCATGACGGGACAGCTCGACACGCTGCGCCGCCGCGAGGACATGGTGCGCCGGCGGGAGAAGCTCGCCATCCTGGGCGAGGCGGCGGCGGTCATCGCCCATGAGATCCGCAACCCGCTCGGCATCATCAAGACCTCCAGCCAGGTGCTGCGCATGAAGTCGCAACCGCCCGAGGCGTCCGACCGGCTGATCGGCTTCGTGCTGGACGAGGTCGGCCGCATGGAGGCGCTGGTGCAGGAATTGCTGGACTATGCCCGGCCCAAGGCGGCGATGCGGCAGGTCGTCGACCTTGGCGCCGAACTGCGGAACGTCCTGGAATTCATCGCCGCCGAGATGTTCCGCCGCCGTGTCCTTCCCAAGGTGGAACTGCCCGACGGTCCGCTTCCGGTGCAGGGCGATCCCTCCCAACTGCATCAGGCGCTGCTCAACATCCTGCTGAACGCGATGGAGGCGATGCCGGACGGAGGAGCGCTGAGCGTGACCGCCCTGCGCGAAGGGGACGAGGTGGCCGTCAGCATCGCCGACACCGGTGTCGGGATCCCCGAGGATCTGCGCGACCGCGTCTTCGAACCCTTCGTGACGACCAAGCGGCGGGGAACCGGCCTGGGGCTGGCGCGGGTGCAGGACATCATGGAGCGCCATGGCGGGAGCGTCCATTTCGTAAGCGCTCCCGCGGTCGGAAGCACCTTCATCCTCCGCCTGCCCTTGATGTCGGAGATGGAGGAGGAGCGGTCATGA